A section of the Campylobacter lanienae NCTC 13004 genome encodes:
- a CDS encoding TnpV protein, whose protein sequence is MAKSLFEELGGKYERQGDYLIPCLTVPAEEEQAIGIWGQRHLDYLKQYRKVTYTNLLTSGRLNAYLADINRQAQERFERLIEGMKQAQGITEQLKAENALEWTGCLNNIRACAREIVEKEIIFA, encoded by the coding sequence ATGGCAAAATCATTATTTGAGGAACTGGGCGGCAAATACGAAAGGCAAGGGGATTATTTGATACCGTGCTTAACTGTACCCGCCGAAGAAGAACAGGCAATAGGCATCTGGGGGCAACGGCATTTAGATTATCTAAAACAGTACCGTAAAGTTACATACACCAATCTTCTTACAAGCGGCAGGCTAAACGCCTACCTTGCCGACATCAACAGACAGGCACAGGAACGCTTTGAAAGGCTCATAGAGGGTATGAAACAGGCACAGGGCATAACGGAACAGCTAAAGGCAGAAAACGCCTTAGAATGGACAGGATGCCTCAATAACATAAGGGCTTGTGCGAGGGAGATTGTGGAAAAGGAAATTATTTTTGCATAA
- a CDS encoding methyltransferase domain-containing protein, translated as MKFKNAKFYDLYAKPQIYAANALIQTIKDYRQNFKDIYEIGAGSGVLTRLIIDNLSYENLILNDLYESEFMSKFRTQIGDISNLQIQNRQDLIISSSVFQWINALENLADRLKFSLKSGGILAFSIFIDGTLRELSSFTNQSLEYKNLAQLRAIFSKNFEILNAQERQIKLKFSNLKELLTHLKHTGVNNIKGEFKLTKSSYKALNSHFNDDFRLSYKFAILILKN; from the coding sequence TTGAAATTTAAAAATGCGAAATTTTATGACCTTTATGCCAAACCGCAGATTTATGCGGCAAATGCTTTGATACAAACTATTAAAGATTATAGGCAAAATTTCAAAGATATCTATGAAATTGGCGCTGGAAGCGGAGTTTTGACAAGATTAATTATAGATAACTTGAGTTATGAAAATTTGATTTTAAATGACCTTTATGAGAGTGAATTTATGAGTAAATTCCGCACTCAAATAGGGGATATTTCAAATTTACAAATTCAAAATAGACAAGATCTAATCATTTCAAGCTCTGTTTTTCAATGGATTAATGCCCTTGAAAATTTGGCTGATAGGCTCAAATTTAGCTTAAAAAGTGGCGGAATTTTGGCTTTTAGTATATTTATTGATGGGACTTTAAGGGAACTTTCTAGCTTTACAAATCAGAGCTTAGAGTATAAAAATCTAGCCCAGCTAAGAGCAATTTTTAGCAAAAATTTTGAAATTTTAAACGCTCAAGAGAGGCAAATAAAGCTAAAATTTAGCAATTTAAAAGAGCTTTTAACTCACCTTAAACATACTGGAGTTAATAATATTAAGGGCGAATTTAAGCTCACAAAAAGCTCTTATAAAGCCTTAAATTCACACTTTAATGATGATTTTAGGCTAAGTTATAAATTTGCAATTTTAATCTTAAAAAACTAA
- a CDS encoding IS607-like element ISChh1 family transposase: MNKLLSIGQASKALGVTIQTLRNWDKKGLLKPDDMTKGGERRYKLETLKAINKNLVFNKDSLKTIAYARVSSHDQKDDLIRQVQVLELYCSKQGFNYEVIQDLGSGMNYYKKGLTKLLNQILDGKVKRLVLTHKDRLLRFGAELVFAICEAKEVEVIIINKGEESVKFEEELAKDVLEIITVFSARLYGSRSKKNKKLLDEMQEVVVENVSK; this comes from the coding sequence ATGAATAAATTATTATCAATCGGTCAAGCTAGTAAAGCTCTTGGTGTTACTATCCAAACTCTTAGAAATTGGGATAAAAAAGGCTTATTAAAACCTGATGATATGACTAAGGGTGGAGAGCGTAGGTATAAGCTAGAAACATTAAAAGCTATAAATAAAAACCTAGTTTTTAATAAAGATAGCTTAAAAACTATTGCTTATGCTCGTGTTTCTAGCCACGACCAAAAAGATGATTTAATAAGGCAAGTTCAAGTCTTAGAGCTATATTGTTCTAAACAAGGCTTTAATTATGAAGTTATACAAGATTTAGGCTCTGGTATGAATTATTATAAAAAAGGCTTAACTAAATTGCTAAATCAAATTCTAGATGGCAAAGTAAAAAGATTAGTTTTAACTCACAAAGACAGACTTTTACGCTTTGGTGCTGAGCTAGTATTTGCTATATGTGAAGCCAAAGAAGTAGAAGTAATAATAATAAATAAAGGCGAAGAAAGCGTAAAATTTGAAGAAGAATTAGCCAAAGATGTGTTGGAAATAATCACAGTATTTTCAGCTAGACTTTATGGCTCACGCTCAAAGAAAAATAAAAAACTTTTAGATGAAATGCAAGAAGTGGTGGTAGAAAATGTCAGCAAATAA
- a CDS encoding aminotransferase class I/II-fold pyridoxal phosphate-dependent enzyme, translating to MFDIEKAKQNSSFRELKHSKISLKFLSLDGKNLLNLGSNDYLGIASNRVLRDEFLQICLGSEWYFGSGASRLVYTSSDEFDRLESWFEAKFHKSAVIFNSGYCANLSCISALNSDDTLFIADKLIHASMIDALKLSNAKFKRYAHNDNEALESLVKQNCDKFKHIIILSEAIFSMDGDRADIEFMLSLKKRYDGVMLYIDLAHSFFALDELGISARLSCDIDFMLITLGKALGSSGAVILSSNEFKDIFINSARSLIYSTALAPINVAWSNFVLSKDYTKERENLANLINFLGLNSTHISPFIVGDNAKTLKLSNSLKSLGYFIPAIRPPTVPEGKARLRISLRADLEIDDLVSLKRILDENGSH from the coding sequence ATGTTTGATATAGAAAAAGCGAAGCAAAATAGCAGTTTTAGGGAGCTAAAGCACTCTAAGATAAGCTTGAAATTTCTAAGTTTAGATGGTAAAAATCTCTTGAATTTAGGTAGTAACGACTATCTTGGGATAGCTAGTAATAGGGTATTAAGAGATGAATTTTTACAAATTTGTTTGGGTAGTGAGTGGTATTTTGGCTCTGGGGCTAGTAGATTGGTATATACTTCAAGTGATGAATTTGATCGTTTGGAGAGTTGGTTTGAGGCTAAATTTCATAAAAGTGCGGTAATTTTCAACTCTGGGTATTGTGCGAATTTAAGCTGTATTAGCGCCTTAAATAGTGATGATACGCTCTTTATAGCTGATAAATTAATTCATGCTAGTATGATAGATGCATTGAAACTCTCAAATGCGAAATTCAAACGCTACGCCCATAATGACAATGAAGCATTAGAGAGTTTGGTTAAGCAAAATTGTGATAAATTTAAGCATATTATCATATTAAGCGAGGCGATTTTTAGCATGGATGGCGATAGAGCGGATATAGAGTTTATGCTATCTTTAAAAAAGCGATATGATGGCGTGATGCTCTATATCGACTTGGCGCATTCATTTTTTGCTCTAGATGAGCTTGGGATTAGTGCTAGATTGAGTTGTGATATTGATTTTATGCTTATTACTCTTGGCAAGGCGCTAGGTAGCAGTGGGGCTGTGATTTTAAGCTCAAATGAGTTTAAAGATATATTCATAAATAGTGCTAGAAGCCTTATATACTCGACCGCTTTGGCGCCTATAAATGTAGCTTGGAGTAACTTTGTGTTAAGCAAAGACTACACAAAAGAGCGTGAAAATCTAGCGAATTTAATCAATTTTTTGGGGCTAAATTCCACTCATATTTCGCCTTTTATCGTAGGAGATAATGCTAAGACTTTAAAGCTTTCAAATAGCTTAAAAAGTCTTGGATATTTCATACCAGCCATTAGGCCACCTACGGTGCCAGAGGGGAAGGCTAGGCTTAGGATTAGTTTAAGGGCGGATTTAGAAATTGATGATTTGGTGAGCTTAAAAAGGATTTTAGATGAAAATGGATCTCATTAA
- a CDS encoding RNA-guided endonuclease InsQ/TnpB family protein has translation MSANNNELISISHKIELKPNNKAKTHFKKAFGCARLAYNWGLAKWQEYYKQGIKVTHLDLKKEFNAIKKEQFPFVYEVSKYATQQPFLNLNLAFQKFFRDLKQGKVSYPKFKKKKDNFGSYYIGGDQAIIKDEKYLKVPNLGLVKMKEKLRFNGKINSFTISQSADKFFVSFSMQISKDEYLKTHNKAKNNNLALSIDVGLKSFLSLSNGLEIKAPKPLAKFNRLMIKRARQLSKKQHAKTKQEALQGIKKSSNYLKASIKLNKLHRKIANIRSDFLHKLTSSLVANAKYFCLEDLNVKGMMSNHRLAKSISDVSFYEFKRQLEYKSSYNDKEIYQVDRFYPSSKLCSNCGTIKENLALKDRVYICDECGISIDRDYNASLNLLSQLKQKIGKVLAEFTPADLTALLDDLAINQIATSKVETGIQQKSYL, from the coding sequence ATGTCAGCAAATAATAATGAGCTTATTAGCATTTCTCATAAGATAGAGTTAAAGCCAAATAATAAAGCTAAAACTCATTTTAAAAAAGCCTTTGGTTGTGCTAGACTTGCTTATAATTGGGGACTTGCAAAATGGCAAGAATACTACAAGCAAGGCATTAAAGTAACACATTTAGATTTAAAAAAGGAATTTAATGCCATTAAAAAAGAACAATTCCCCTTTGTGTATGAAGTAAGTAAATATGCTACGCAACAGCCTTTTTTAAATCTAAATCTAGCATTTCAAAAATTTTTTAGAGATTTAAAACAAGGTAAAGTAAGCTATCCAAAATTTAAGAAAAAGAAAGATAATTTCGGCTCTTATTACATAGGTGGAGACCAAGCAATAATCAAAGATGAAAAATATCTAAAAGTGCCAAATTTAGGACTTGTAAAAATGAAAGAGAAATTGAGATTTAATGGTAAAATCAATTCTTTTACTATTTCTCAAAGTGCTGATAAATTCTTTGTTTCTTTTAGTATGCAAATTAGTAAAGATGAGTATCTAAAAACTCATAATAAAGCTAAAAATAATAATCTAGCACTTAGCATAGATGTAGGCTTAAAATCGTTTTTAAGTTTATCTAATGGCTTAGAGATAAAAGCACCTAAACCATTAGCTAAGTTTAATCGTTTAATGATAAAAAGAGCTAGACAGCTAAGCAAAAAGCAACACGCAAAAACCAAGCAAGAAGCATTACAAGGCATTAAAAAATCTAGCAATTATCTAAAAGCAAGTATTAAGCTAAATAAATTGCATCGTAAAATAGCAAATATAAGAAGTGATTTTTTACACAAGCTTACTTCTAGCTTGGTAGCAAATGCTAAATATTTTTGCTTAGAGGATTTAAATGTAAAAGGGATGATGAGTAATCATAGACTTGCTAAATCTATAAGCGATGTAAGTTTTTATGAGTTTAAAAGGCAACTAGAATATAAATCTAGCTACAACGATAAAGAAATCTATCAAGTAGATAGATTTTATCCTAGTTCTAAATTATGCTCTAATTGTGGAACTATAAAAGAAAATTTAGCTCTAAAAGATAGAGTTTATATTTGCGATGAATGTGGAATTAGCATTGATAGAGACTACAATGCTAGTCTTAATTTGCTTTCACAATTAAAGCAAAAAATAGGCAAAGTTCTTGCCGAATTTACGCCTGCGGACTTGACAGCTCTGCTAGATGATTTAGCAATAAATCAAATAGCAACTAGCAAGGTTGAAACAGGAATACAACAAAAATCCTATTTATAG
- the bioA gene encoding adenosylmethionine--8-amino-7-oxononanoate transaminase: MLSNIAKMDLELIWHPCSQMYDYKELPPIVIKRGKGAKIYDENDKEYIDIISSWWCNLLGHSNEYINQAITNQLNNIEHVIFANFTHEGAVKLASRLRRILPPKLDKFNFSDNGSSAVESALKMAFQYQHQVGNTHKNKFICLSNAYHGETIGALSVGALDLYAKIYEPMLLKAIRIKAPDMYRSEFEGDSDEIARKYFEHYAVPIFEKYGKESVALIVEPILQAAAGMMIYPPLYLKKLRQICDEYGVLLIADEIATGFGRTGRMFACEHANISPDIITLSKGLTGGYMPMSVVATTNEIYNAFYAPYSQGKAFMHSHTYSGNPLGCAAANAVLDIFESQNILNSAQQNAIYLNNEIISALNSHKNVGQIRSIGLINAIELVEQKDSKKAFNKDLRIGYQIYKKALKNGLILRPLGDVIYFNPPLNIQKDEMDEAIKRCVKSIDEILGGF, from the coding sequence ATGCTATCAAATATAGCAAAGATGGATTTGGAGCTAATCTGGCATCCGTGTTCGCAAATGTATGATTATAAGGAGTTACCACCGATTGTGATAAAGCGTGGTAAGGGCGCAAAAATCTATGATGAAAATGATAAAGAGTATATAGATATTATCAGCTCTTGGTGGTGTAATCTACTAGGCCACTCAAATGAGTATATCAATCAAGCTATCACAAATCAGCTTAACAATATAGAGCATGTGATATTTGCCAATTTCACTCACGAAGGCGCTGTGAAATTAGCTAGTAGATTAAGGCGAATTCTCCCACCTAAGCTAGATAAATTCAACTTTTCAGATAATGGTAGCTCGGCTGTGGAGAGTGCGCTTAAAATGGCGTTTCAATATCAGCACCAAGTAGGCAACACACATAAGAATAAATTTATCTGCCTTAGTAATGCTTATCACGGCGAAACTATCGGTGCTTTGAGCGTTGGGGCGCTTGATTTGTATGCTAAAATTTATGAGCCGATGCTCTTAAAAGCCATCCGCATAAAAGCCCCTGATATGTATAGAAGCGAATTTGAAGGCGATAGCGATGAGATAGCTAGAAAATATTTTGAGCATTATGCGGTGCCGATTTTTGAAAAATATGGCAAAGAGAGTGTGGCTTTGATAGTTGAGCCTATACTTCAAGCTGCAGCTGGAATGATGATATATCCGCCTTTGTATCTTAAAAAGCTACGCCAAATTTGCGATGAGTATGGGGTATTACTAATAGCTGATGAGATAGCTACTGGATTTGGGCGGACTGGGCGGATGTTTGCTTGTGAGCACGCAAATATCAGCCCTGATATCATAACGCTCTCAAAGGGTCTAACTGGCGGATATATGCCTATGTCTGTCGTGGCTACGACTAATGAAATTTACAACGCCTTTTACGCTCCATACTCGCAAGGCAAGGCCTTTATGCACTCTCATACTTATAGCGGAAATCCACTTGGATGTGCTGCAGCGAATGCGGTTTTAGATATATTTGAGAGTCAAAATATCTTAAATTCAGCTCAACAAAACGCAATTTATCTAAATAATGAGATAATCTCTGCTTTAAACTCGCATAAAAATGTAGGTCAAATTCGCTCCATCGGACTCATAAACGCAATAGAGCTAGTAGAGCAAAAAGATAGCAAAAAAGCCTTTAATAAAGATCTAAGAATCGGATATCAAATTTACAAAAAAGCTCTAAAAAATGGTCTTATATTAAGGCCACTTGGCGATGTGATATACTTCAATCCACCGCTAAATATCCAAAAAGATGAGATGGATGAAGCGATAAAAAGGTGCGTAAAAAGCATTGATGAGATTCTTGGGGGATTTTAG
- a CDS encoding tyrosine-type recombinase/integrase, protein MIESVWQYLEDNKNPPSRINTLIKMVGDLDLSLITTELLMNLKRTMLISGVNGKRYKERTFNHLLSTLRTTFETLERTGVYEFKNKPNFKKLAASIRENKIVCYSDAEINEIAEYFKSISNKTGSLVDREMYEYFVINSNLGLRPAEYYELRVGDIDLENKTITISRALKTHSTTLKVGTTKNANSRTLPLGGITLKLLSDICDRVNLALSLERSEAMELYLKEPEGYLKGVYYSIARGRYKGLDRENYKNCKINNLTHSICVSRWKDMNKALGFDKRINAKEYNQYALRHTVASRLVSLKKFSAYKLMQYLGHKNIQSSLKYVHLNIDDIRDGIGVGVC, encoded by the coding sequence ATGATAGAAAGTGTGTGGCAATACTTGGAGGACAATAAAAATCCACCATCTAGGATTAACACTCTAATAAAAATGGTTGGTGATTTAGACTTATCTCTTATTACCACAGAGCTACTGATGAACTTAAAAAGAACTATGTTAATCAGTGGTGTAAATGGTAAGCGGTACAAAGAGAGAACCTTTAATCACCTGTTAAGCACTCTTAGGACAACCTTTGAGACGCTAGAGCGAACTGGGGTTTATGAGTTTAAGAATAAACCTAATTTTAAAAAGCTAGCAGCTAGTATAAGAGAGAATAAGATAGTATGCTATAGCGATGCTGAGATAAATGAAATAGCTGAGTACTTTAAGAGTATCAGTAATAAGACAGGCAGCCTAGTAGATAGAGAGATGTATGAGTATTTTGTAATCAACTCTAATCTAGGACTAAGACCAGCTGAATACTATGAACTTAGGGTAGGTGATATAGACTTAGAAAACAAGACTATTACCATCAGTAGAGCTTTAAAAACACACTCTACTACATTAAAAGTAGGGACTACTAAGAACGCTAATAGTAGAACCTTACCCTTAGGTGGCATAACCTTAAAACTTTTAAGTGATATATGCGATAGGGTTAATTTAGCTTTATCTTTAGAAAGGTCAGAAGCTATGGAGTTATACCTGAAGGAACCTGAAGGATATCTGAAGGGAGTTTATTACTCAATAGCTAGAGGTCGTTACAAAGGATTAGATAGAGAAAATTATAAGAATTGTAAGATAAATAATTTGACACATAGCATATGTGTATCAAGGTGGAAAGATATGAATAAGGCTTTGGGTTTTGATAAGCGAATAAACGCTAAAGAGTATAACCAATATGCCTTAAGACATACTGTAGCAAGTCGTTTGGTTAGCCTAAAGAAGTTTTCAGCTTATAAGCTAATGCAGTATTTGGGACATAAAAATATACAAAGTAGTTTGAAGTATGTCCATCTAAATATCGATGATATAAGAGATGGAATTGGTGTAGGTGTGTGTTAA
- a CDS encoding c-type cytochrome, with product MKELKAFLIVVLVTGAIYWGVEPYAHSVLHPHVEPANFDFAKEDVNLAKTNVEKAELALKTAKEGGDKAIIEGATKTLESAKASLEKYSAFWADINSIDLSKGDATSGESLVAAAGCTACHSIKSAGFEPAMDDKSASEAYGVAPPDLSNIGYLYDGKFLAALIKDPAMALKVTHKFNDTNPFPMTAFYGAGGDLNQEIADIVAYFKSIAPKEMSDRDVFVESCARCHDMKYVNVFANGNKQSISTYLGMTPPDLSMYIRSRNELYLNNFINDTQKMLPGTSMPRVGLNEKAQKQVIEYMRESGDSKKDERETTGIYIMIYFAILSLFAWAWKRKIWSKLH from the coding sequence ATGAAAGAGTTAAAAGCGTTTTTAATTGTCGTCCTTGTTACAGGCGCTATTTATTGGGGTGTTGAGCCGTATGCGCACTCAGTTTTACACCCGCATGTTGAACCAGCAAATTTTGATTTTGCTAAAGAGGATGTAAATTTAGCAAAAACCAATGTAGAAAAAGCGGAATTAGCATTAAAAACCGCTAAAGAGGGTGGTGACAAAGCTATAATCGAAGGTGCTACAAAAACCTTAGAATCAGCAAAAGCCAGTTTAGAAAAATATAGCGCATTTTGGGCTGATATCAATAGCATTGACCTTAGCAAAGGTGATGCTACCTCAGGTGAGAGTTTAGTAGCAGCTGCTGGGTGTACAGCATGTCATAGTATAAAATCAGCAGGATTTGAACCAGCAATGGATGATAAAAGTGCTAGTGAAGCTTATGGTGTAGCTCCACCAGATCTTAGCAATATCGGATACCTATATGATGGTAAATTCTTAGCTGCACTTATCAAAGATCCAGCTATGGCGTTAAAAGTCACACATAAATTCAATGATACAAATCCATTTCCTATGACCGCATTTTATGGTGCTGGTGGCGATCTAAATCAAGAAATAGCCGATATAGTAGCATACTTTAAAAGTATAGCACCAAAAGAGATGAGTGATAGAGATGTATTTGTAGAATCTTGTGCTAGATGCCACGATATGAAATATGTCAATGTATTTGCCAATGGCAACAAACAGAGCATTTCAACATATCTAGGTATGACCCCACCAGATCTTTCTATGTATATTAGATCTAGAAATGAATTGTATCTAAACAACTTTATCAACGATACTCAAAAAATGCTTCCAGGCACATCTATGCCTCGTGTAGGTCTAAATGAAAAAGCTCAAAAACAGGTTATTGAGTATATGAGAGAATCAGGTGATAGCAAAAAAGATGAGAGAGAGACAACGGGCATATATATTATGATATATTTTGCTATTCTTAGCTTATTTGCTTGGGCGTGGAAACGCAAAATTTGGTCTAAACTACATTAA
- the bioD gene encoding dethiobiotin synthase, whose amino-acid sequence MSKKIFILGTGTDVGKSYISALIVKKMREFGLNIGYFKPVSSGNLLCDDGDIIPLDVKFVREFSKIELSYSQMSEYNFIKPYSPHLSAINEKKQVNLDKILAKFKILDGICDFLVIEGAGGAICPFRYDETKLMLLDILKAINSSVIIVSDAALGAINQVGLTSFYLRQNVIDIKGVVLNNFDENCPICVDNKKMIKELFSLEILSCVKRDELSLNIQKDEIIKIFN is encoded by the coding sequence GTGAGTAAAAAAATATTTATTTTAGGTACTGGGACTGATGTAGGCAAGAGCTATATAAGCGCCTTAATAGTCAAAAAAATGCGTGAATTTGGATTAAATATAGGATATTTCAAGCCTGTTTCGAGTGGGAATTTGTTATGCGATGATGGAGATATAATCCCGCTTGATGTGAAGTTTGTGCGTGAGTTTTCTAAGATTGAGCTTAGCTACTCTCAAATGAGTGAGTATAACTTTATTAAGCCTTATTCTCCGCATTTATCAGCTATAAATGAGAAAAAACAAGTAAATTTAGATAAAATTCTAGCTAAATTTAAAATCCTAGATGGGATTTGTGATTTTTTGGTGATTGAGGGTGCTGGTGGGGCGATCTGCCCTTTTAGATATGATGAAACAAAATTAATGCTACTTGATATACTAAAGGCTATAAATTCAAGCGTTATAATAGTCTCAGACGCAGCTCTAGGAGCGATAAATCAAGTGGGATTAACTAGCTTTTATCTAAGGCAAAATGTGATTGATATAAAGGGCGTGGTGTTAAATAATTTTGATGAGAATTGCCCAATTTGTGTTGATAATAAAAAGATGATAAAAGAGCTTTTTAGCTTAGAAATTCTCTCTTGCGTTAAAAGAGATGAGCTAAGCTTAAATATCCAAAAAGATGAGATTATAAAAATATTTAATTAA
- a CDS encoding pimeloyl-ACP methyl esterase BioG family protein, whose translation MKMDLIKDSKKLIVLFLGYGFDKSSISHLELGDYGLLVVSDYSDLGFDKEILANKDIYLIAWSMGVWAANLVLKNTPLKVAIAINGTPFGIDEKYGIKKDIFYKSISEFDFESFKRLCFLGINEQKLRDFTFNKNANIELINLYKNAILPCENAISWDRAYVSKRDLVFDNRAVLEYFKDKARIINAPHFAFFNFKSFGEIVEI comes from the coding sequence ATGAAAATGGATCTCATTAAAGATAGCAAAAAGCTTATTGTGTTATTTTTAGGTTATGGATTTGATAAAAGTAGCATTAGCCACTTGGAGCTTGGAGATTATGGACTTTTGGTGGTTAGTGATTATAGCGATTTGGGCTTCGATAAGGAAATTTTAGCCAATAAAGATATATATTTAATAGCGTGGTCAATGGGCGTTTGGGCTGCGAATTTGGTGCTGAAAAATACCCCCTTAAAGGTCGCAATCGCTATAAATGGCACCCCTTTTGGAATAGATGAAAAATATGGGATTAAAAAAGATATCTTTTATAAAAGTATAAGTGAGTTTGATTTTGAGAGCTTTAAAAGGCTCTGTTTTTTAGGTATTAATGAGCAAAAATTGAGAGATTTTACATTTAATAAAAATGCCAACATAGAGCTTATAAATCTTTATAAAAACGCTATTTTGCCCTGTGAGAACGCTATTTCATGGGATAGGGCTTATGTGAGTAAGCGTGATTTGGTCTTTGATAATAGGGCGGTTTTAGAATATTTTAAGGATAAAGCTAGGATTATAAACGCTCCGCATTTTGCATTTTTTAATTTTAAAAGCTTTGGAGAGATAGTTGAAATTTAA
- a CDS encoding cytochrome b: protein MAHITKATSVRDWFDQRIALTKLWNVLAGQYWIPKNINFLWAMGVILTVLFTLLFISGLLLLMYYKPDANLAFDSVNYTIMKEVEYGWLWRHIHAVAASVIFLIIYIHAFVGIYYGSYKKGREMIWISGMLLFLIFSAEAFSGYMLPWGQMSYWAAQVITQLFGGIPFIGGALVEWIRGDYAVSDPTLTRFFMLHVCLLPIVIIMVIGLHFYTLRVPHVNNLEGEEIDFELEAEKYLKGDTINSKVIPFWPGFLSKDFFYVSLFMIFFFYLVSFHFNFAMDPINFDPANAAKTPTHIYPEWYFLWQYEILRGFFFDIGPLKAADIGALAMAFAGISLLFMPLYDRSDVVAPAHKRKGFCVWFWLLIIDLIILTVYGKLPPTGFNAWIGFFASIGYLALLLVVLPIITIKERKANK from the coding sequence ATGGCACATATTACAAAAGCTACAAGCGTAAGAGATTGGTTCGATCAGCGTATAGCTCTTACAAAGTTATGGAATGTCCTAGCAGGGCAATACTGGATACCTAAAAATATCAATTTTCTTTGGGCAATGGGCGTGATTTTAACCGTCTTATTTACCTTGCTTTTTATCAGTGGTTTATTGCTTTTAATGTATTATAAACCAGATGCGAATTTGGCATTTGATAGTGTGAATTACACTATTATGAAAGAGGTTGAGTATGGTTGGTTATGGCGACATATTCACGCAGTTGCGGCATCTGTGATTTTCTTAATTATCTATATTCACGCATTTGTTGGAATTTACTATGGTTCATATAAAAAAGGCCGTGAGATGATATGGATTAGCGGTATGTTGCTTTTCTTGATTTTCTCTGCTGAAGCATTTAGTGGATATATGCTACCATGGGGACAGATGAGCTACTGGGCAGCGCAAGTTATCACTCAACTATTTGGTGGAATTCCATTTATTGGCGGTGCGTTAGTTGAGTGGATTAGGGGGGATTACGCAGTTAGCGATCCTACACTTACAAGATTTTTTATGCTTCATGTATGTTTATTACCTATTGTTATTATCATGGTTATAGGGCTTCATTTTTATACTCTTAGAGTTCCACATGTAAATAATCTCGAAGGTGAAGAGATAGATTTTGAGCTTGAAGCTGAAAAATATCTAAAAGGCGATACTATAAATTCAAAAGTTATCCCATTTTGGCCAGGATTTTTAAGTAAAGATTTCTTTTATGTATCTTTATTTATGATATTCTTCTTCTATTTAGTGAGTTTCCATTTTAATTTCGCCATGGATCCAATCAACTTCGATCCAGCTAACGCAGCTAAAACACCAACTCATATCTATCCTGAGTGGTATTTCTTATGGCAATATGAAATTTTGCGTGGATTTTTCTTTGATATTGGACCTTTAAAAGCGGCTGATATAGGTGCTTTGGCTATGGCTTTTGCCGGAATTTCACTACTATTTATGCCTTTATATGATAGAAGTGATGTTGTAGCGCCAGCTCACAAAAGAAAAGGCTTTTGTGTGTGGTTTTGGTTGCTTATTATTGATTTAATAATCCTAACAGTGTATGGCAAACTTCCTCCAACAGGATTTAATGCTTGGATAGGTTTCTTTGCTTCAATCGGTTACCTTGCGTTGCTACTTGTAGTACTTCCTATCATCACAATCAAGGAAAGAAAGGCAAATAAATGA